From Bacillus marinisedimentorum:
ATCTTTGATCATATTCTTGATGATTCTGGCATTTTTCGGGTCAAGTCCATTAGTAGGCTCATCCAGAAACAAGATTTTAGGTTCATTCAATAAAGCTCTTACAAAATTCAGCCGCACTTTCATTCCCTTGGAATATTCGTTCACTTTTTTATCCCTGTGTTCGAACAGGCCCACTTGTTTCAACAATTCATCCGTGTTTGCTTGTGTTTTATAGAGTTTCTTGAAAAAGTTGATGTTTTCGGCCGCTGTCAGTTTCGAAAAGTGGACCGGCATTTCAAAGCCGACGCCGATCTCCTGATAAAATTCTTTTCCGTATGATTTCAAATTCTTTCCCTGATAAAGAACGGTTCCTTCATAATCCTCCAGTAATTTGGTCAAAATCTTCTGTGTGGTGCTTTTACCGACACCACTGGGTCCGAGCAAGCCGAAAATTTCCCCTTCCTTCATTGCAAAGTTGACGTCTTTGATGGTTTTTTCTTTGTTTTTCGGATACTGAAATTGCAGGCCGTTAATTGTAAACATACGAGGGCCCCTCCTTCTTGAATCTTCAGACATAACCCTAGACCAATCAGTCTAGACTAGTTGGTCTAATTATATAATGGAGAAGGGAAGAAATCAATGTTCATTCTGTGAACAGTGTGCCTGACCTCCGATACGGTAAAGTGTTAATATAGTGAATAACAGGCACTTTGAAACAGAAGGGGACGGATAAAATGGCAAATCAGAAAATGATGGATAAATTGATTGAAATCGTCGAGAACCAGCTGAACACTGAGGATCCTAAATGTACGAAGGAAACATACGACAGGCTGATGCAGATGGGTTATACCAAAGAGCGAGCCAAGAAAATGATTGCAGCGGTTTTGGTGGAAGAGATGAGCAGCCTCATGAAGAATCAGGAGCCTTTCAATGAACAGCGTTACGGAGAAAAGCTGGCGGAGCTCTGATCGTGTGGACTGGTCCCAACCAATGTCCAATACGGGGAAATGGAGGGCTCCGGAACTTTTTTACAGAATAAATTTGCTTTCTGCCTCCGTATCTGTTATTGTTAGTAAGACTTATTTTTGTTCAGTCTGTTAGGCAACATAAGATTTAAACGTTTCGCCTTAGATAACTTATTGAGCATCAATAGTAATAAAACGTGGACATCGTATCCACACAGGAGGAAACAACATGCAAGAAGGTACAGTAAAATGGTTCAACGCAGAAAAAGGTTTCGGTTTCATCGAGGTTGAAGGCGGAGAAGACGTATTCGTTCATTTCTCAGCTATCCAGGGCGAAGGGTTTAAAACTTTGGATGAAGGCCAAAAAGTAACATTCGAGA
This genomic window contains:
- a CDS encoding cold-shock protein; amino-acid sequence: MQEGTVKWFNAEKGFGFIEVEGGEDVFVHFSAIQGEGFKTLDEGQKVTFETEQGQRGPQATNVNKF
- a CDS encoding ABC transporter ATP-binding protein; this translates as MFTINGLQFQYPKNKEKTIKDVNFAMKEGEIFGLLGPSGVGKSTTQKILTKLLEDYEGTVLYQGKNLKSYGKEFYQEIGVGFEMPVHFSKLTAAENINFFKKLYKTQANTDELLKQVGLFEHRDKKVNEYSKGMKVRLNFVRALLNEPKILFLDEPTNGLDPKNARIIKNMIKDFKNSGGTVLLTTHLMNDVDELCDRVAFMADGRIAEIDSPKNLKLKYGQRLVEVEFEADDGSVTKSSFELDHLGENKEFFNILTTKKIITLHSKETTLDDIFIEVTGVGKDE